From Aedes albopictus strain Foshan chromosome 1, AalbF5, whole genome shotgun sequence, one genomic window encodes:
- the LOC109398394 gene encoding glutamate receptor ionotropic, kainate 2 isoform X4, whose protein sequence is MLAFQYAVEAVNNEKLAYSNYRLEAHPMTVKYGDQFDVSKKLCRLLKSGVAAIFGPNSPKSAVHVNSICDVKEMPHIETRWDAHTRLPTINIHPHPTILGRVFLDLVVAFEWKDFTIIYESGPWLPGLAELLKMYDPKGYTVTVRQLDLKLNGNFRPVLRRVKMSDDKHIILACSIESMPEVLKQAQQVGLMTDHHQIIITSLDLHTIELEPYQYSGTNITGIRMVDPEEEKIHQVTEFLNASQISKTLELKEGLNPATMRVETALMYDAVLVFAEALRHLIGIDPPHLLETMSLKCDDDDTWHSGLSIINYMKSSTIHGLTRGVRFDHEGHRSDFLLDIVELGPAGLEKVGVWNSTEGLNFTRKKEQTALAFDDGTLQNRTFIVLTAISPPYGMLKDSPTRLSGNDRFEGFGIDLIHELSLMLGFNYTFVLQEDGVYGSLNRETGKWNGMVQELLEWRADLAITDLTITSDRESAVDFTMPFMNLGISILYRKPTKEPPSLFSFMSPFSKQVWLYLGGAYMMVSMSLFILGRLSPKEWDNPYPCIEEPEELENQFSFSNSMWFTIGALLQQGSEIAPKASSTRAVASIWWFFTLIMVSSYTANLAAFLTVEQIHSPISNAEDLAAASGTIKYGAKRDGSTFSFFKDAEYKTYQKMYQYMTENPDLLTSSNPEGLNRVKTENYAFLMESTSIEYIIERECDVTQIGGLLDDKGYGIAMRKNSPYRSALSEAVLRLQEQGVLTSLKRKWWKEKRGGGACSNAMEESGALALEVANVGGVFVLLIVGCVVALFISFCEMLCDVHSRSRELKVSFREELMTELRFVAKCSGNTKPVRHRKSSSGSRNSLESGLSEQQSADGSKMDLSGPVGVGGSGGAGAPQASGNGKSALNVQLKSNGRKMTMDD, encoded by the exons TCCGGCGTGGCCGCCATCTTCGGTCCGAATTCACCCAAGTCGGCCGTTCACGTGAACAGCATCTGCGACGTCAAGGAGATGCCCCACATCGAAACCCGCTGGGACGCCCACACCCGTCTACCAACCATCAACATCCATCCGCATCCGACCATCCTGGGTCGGGTCTTCCTCGATCTGGTGGTGGCGTTCGAATGGAAGGACTTCACCATCATCTACGAGTCGGGACCGTGGTTGCCCGGACTGGCCGAACTGTTGAAAATGTACGACCCCAAAGGTTATACCGTGACTGTTCGCCAACTGGATCTGAAGCTGAACGGGAACTTCCGACCGGTGCTTCGGCGGGTGAAGATGTCCGACGACAAGCACATCATTCTGGCGTGCTCGATCGAGTCCATGCCGGAGGTTTTGAAGCAAGCCCAGCAGGTCGGGTTGATGACCGATCATCACCAGATCATCATCACTTCACTGGACTTGCACACGATCGAACTGGAGCCGTATCAGTACAGTGGGACGAACATCACCGGAATCCGGATGGTGGATCCGGAGGAGGAGAAGATCCACCAGGTTACGGAGTTCTTGAACGCATCGCAGATATCGAAGACGTTGGAGCTGAAGGAGGGTCTGAATCCGGCAACGATGCGCGTCGAAACGGCACTGATGTACGATGCGGTTCTGGTGTTTGCCGAGGCGCTGCGACATCTGATCGGGATCGATCCTCCGCATCTGCTGGAGACGATGTCGCTGAAGTGCGACGATGACGACACGTGGCACAGTGGGTTGAGTATCATCAACTACATGAAGTCGTCGACGATCCATGGGTTGACGAGGGGTGTGCGATTCGATCACGAGGGTCATCGATCGGACTTTTTGTTGGATATTGTGGAACTGGGGCCGGCGGGACTGGAGAAGGTGGGGGTTTGGAACTCGACAGAAGGACTGAACTTCACGCGGAAGAAAGAGCAGACGGCGCTGGCATTCGACGATGGAACTCTTCAGAATCGGACATTCATTGTGCTGACGGCCATTTCGCCACCGTACGGGATGTTGAAGGATTCGCCGACTCGGCTGAGCGGTAACGATCGCTTCGAGGGGTTTGGAATCGATCTGATTCATGAGCTGTCGCTGATGTTGGGCTTCAACTACACATTCGTCCTGCAGGAGGATGGAGTCTACGGCTCGTTGAACCGTGAAACGGGCAAGTGGAATGGAATggtgcaggaacttctggagtggCGAGCGGATTTGGCCATTACAGATCTGACCATTACGTCGGATCGCGAGAGCGCCGTAGATTTCACGATGCCTTTCATGAACCTCGGAATTTCGATTCTGTACCGGAAGCCTACGAAGGAACCCCCGTCGCTGTTTTCTTTCATGTCTCCGTTTTCGAAACAGGTCTGGTTGTATTTGGGTGGAGCCTACATGATGGTGTCGATGTCGCTGTTCATCCTGGGTCGCCTCTCGCCAAAGGAATGGGATAATCCTTATCCGTGTATTGAGGAACCGGAGGAGTTGGAGAATCAGTTCAGTTTCAGCAATTCGATGTGGTTCACGATCGGTGCCCTGCTGCAGCAAGGTTCGGAAATTGCTCCCAA AGCTTCTTCAACCCGTGCCGTGGCGTCAATCTGGTGGTTCTTCACACTCATCATGGTTTCGTCCTACACTGCTAACTTGGCTGCTTTCCTCACGGTCGAACAGATCCACTCGCCTATCAGCAATGCGGAGGACTTGGCAGCTGCCAGCGGGACAATCAAGTACGGCGCCAAGCGGGACGGTAGTACGTTCAGTTTCTTCAAGGATGCCGAGTACAAGACGTATCAGAAGATGTACCAGTACATGACGGAAAATCCAGATCTGCTGACTTCCTCGAATCCGGAGGGGCTGAACCGGGTCAAGACGGAGAACTACGCCTTCCTGATGGAGTCGACGTCGATCGAGTACATCATTGAACGGGAGTGTGACGTGACGCAGATCGGCGGTTTGCTGGACGACAAGGGATACGGCATTGCGATGCGGAAGA ACTCTCCGTATCGTAGCGCCCTCAGCGAGGCAGTTCTGCGGCTGCAGGAACAAGGCGTTCTAACATCTCTGAAGCGCAAATGGTGGAAGGAGAAGCGAGGCGGTGGTGCTTGCTCG AATGCTATGGAGGAGAGCGGTGCCCTTGCGCTGGAAGTTGCCAACGTGGGAGGCGTGTTCGTTCTGCTGATCGTGGGTTGCGTCGTCGCTCTGTTCATAAGCTTCTGCGAGATGCTGTGCGACGTTCACAGCCGGTCTCGGGAGCTGAAG GTCTCCTTCCGCGAGGAGCTGATGACCGAGCTACGGTTCGTGGCCAAATGTTCCGGTAACACGAAACCCGTTCGCCATCGGAAGAGCTCGTCCGGGTCGCGTAACTCGCTCGAGTCGGGTCTATCGGAGCAACAGTCAGCCGATGGGTCCAAAATGGACCTTTCGGGACCCGTAGGGGTTGGGGGTTCCGGTGGCGCGGGTGCTCCACAGGCCAGTGGCAACGGAAAGTCTGCACTCAACGTGCAGCTTAAATCGAACGGTCGCAAAATGACAATGGACGATTGA